Proteins encoded within one genomic window of Candidatus Baltobacteraceae bacterium:
- the nrfD gene encoding NrfD/PsrC family molybdoenzyme membrane anchor subunit, which produces MKTASANGAIGGYYGKPIVKPPEWTPLIPTYFWAGGLAGACAALGLVSRVRKKHGLARTMTLAAAAGSALSGFCLIADLKKPSRFANMLRVFKPTSPMSVGVYVFSIFGGSSMAAAASELTGIATPLGRAFETIAGLVGPVMSVYTSVLISDTAMPAWLHGRESLPLLFAATSASTAGAVGLCCAPPDENGAARRLALVGAIAVRFALKRLHHELGKTQAEPYEKGRAGMLAFLAGALNIAGTIAAARGKGLAKAGGALLLAGGLAERFAVYHAGKQSAKDPKYIIAAQT; this is translated from the coding sequence GTGAAGACCGCATCAGCAAACGGCGCGATCGGCGGCTATTACGGCAAGCCGATCGTCAAGCCGCCGGAGTGGACGCCGCTGATTCCAACGTACTTTTGGGCCGGCGGCTTGGCCGGCGCGTGTGCGGCGCTGGGACTCGTTTCGCGCGTTCGCAAAAAGCATGGGCTCGCACGCACGATGACACTCGCCGCGGCCGCGGGCAGCGCGCTTAGCGGTTTCTGCTTAATTGCCGACCTCAAGAAACCGTCGCGCTTTGCGAACATGCTGCGCGTCTTCAAGCCCACGTCGCCAATGAGCGTCGGCGTGTACGTGTTCTCGATATTCGGCGGATCGTCCATGGCTGCGGCCGCCTCCGAGCTCACGGGCATCGCAACGCCGCTGGGACGCGCGTTCGAAACGATCGCGGGACTCGTCGGACCGGTGATGTCGGTCTACACGTCCGTGCTCATCAGCGATACGGCTATGCCTGCGTGGCTCCACGGCCGGGAATCGCTTCCACTGCTGTTCGCCGCAACGTCGGCGTCGACGGCAGGCGCGGTCGGCCTTTGCTGCGCGCCGCCCGACGAGAACGGCGCTGCACGACGGCTGGCGTTGGTGGGCGCGATCGCCGTTCGGTTCGCGCTCAAGCGCCTGCATCACGAGCTCGGAAAAACCCAAGCGGAGCCGTATGAAAAAGGTCGGGCGGGAATGCTCGCATTCCTAGCTGGAGCACTCAACATCGCGGGCACGATTGCCGCCGCCCGCGGCAAAGGGTTGGCGAAGGCGGGCGGTGCGCTTCTTCTCGCGGGCGGCCTAGCCGAACGCTTCGCGGTGTACCACGCCGGAAAGCAATCCGCCAAAGATCCGAAATACATCATCGCCGCGCAAACATAA
- a CDS encoding 4Fe-4S dicluster domain-containing protein has product MSTFFVDLIAQTSAAAQAATYGSSERDRKGFFTDTTLCIGCKACEVACKEWNELPQDGYTFTGMSYDNTGELSGSTWRHVAFVEQMDDNRWLMESDVCKHCTHAACLDVCPTGALVRTEFGTVVLQDDVCNGCGYCVVACPFGVISQRVDEVSPRGETSGRGTMGKCTLCYDRLKVGDEPACAKACPTHSIQYGNVEELRERAQARVQDVVDRFPDARLYLDDPKDGIGGGGSIFLLLDRPEVYGLPPNPVVPTKYLPQMWRAAGVAAAALLAAIIAASIGP; this is encoded by the coding sequence GTGAGTACGTTTTTTGTGGACTTGATCGCCCAAACGTCGGCGGCCGCACAAGCCGCGACCTACGGTTCCTCCGAGCGCGATCGCAAAGGTTTCTTCACCGACACGACGCTCTGCATCGGCTGCAAAGCCTGCGAGGTGGCGTGCAAGGAATGGAACGAGCTGCCGCAAGACGGCTATACGTTTACCGGCATGTCGTACGACAACACCGGCGAACTCAGCGGTTCGACGTGGCGGCACGTCGCGTTCGTCGAGCAGATGGACGACAACCGGTGGCTCATGGAATCGGACGTCTGTAAACACTGCACGCATGCGGCCTGCCTCGACGTTTGTCCGACGGGCGCCCTGGTTCGCACCGAGTTCGGCACGGTCGTTTTGCAGGATGACGTCTGCAACGGCTGCGGCTACTGCGTGGTGGCTTGTCCCTTCGGCGTCATCAGCCAGCGCGTCGACGAAGTTTCTCCTCGGGGCGAGACGAGCGGCCGCGGAACGATGGGCAAATGCACGCTTTGTTACGACCGGTTGAAGGTGGGTGACGAGCCTGCGTGCGCCAAAGCTTGCCCGACGCACTCGATCCAATACGGGAACGTCGAAGAGCTGCGCGAGCGAGCGCAGGCGCGCGTGCAAGACGTCGTGGATCGCTTTCCGGACGCGCGATTGTATCTCGACGATCCGAAGGACGGCATCGGCGGCGGAGGCTCGATATTTCTTCTTCTCGATCGTCCCGAGGTCTATGGATTGCCGCCGAATCCCGTCGTGCCGACGAAATATCTCCCGCAGATGTGGCGCGCCGCCGGCGTAGCAGCGGCGGCACTGCTGGCGGCGATCATCGCAGCGAGTATCGGACCGTGA